AATCGTCTCATGGACTTTCGTCATGGCCAATTCGGCCTCGTGCCGGTTCGCGCTTTCCGACAAAGCCAGCAGTTTCTTCACGCGCAGCAGGATCCGGTCGTTATCATCAAGCCCACTTGTATTGATTGTTTCGTAGAGCGAGGGGAAGTCGCCGGCCGCACGTGGATCCGCATTCAGCAGGCGACAGGCCTCCTGGAACCGTACGCCATGCGGCTGGTCGGTTCCTCCGAGAACCTCATCCGTCAACTGGTGGGCCAACTCGTGGAGCAGCACTTCGCGAACAGTCATCCAGCGATGGTTCAGGACTAATTTGCGGCTGAAAGCGATGAGGCGTCGTTCGCGATGCCATTCGGCCCAGCGCTTCTCGAAGTCGCGTAGCTCGAAGGCGGGGAGTGTCAGTCGGCTCCTGAGCGTGGGTGACAGAAAACCCACGGCATTCTTCCACTCACAGATCAGTCCATGAAGAATGCGCCGTTCCAGTTCCTGGTGAATGTCAAACATGGTCTCGTTTCAGTTTTCCCGCACGATGTCGGCCCCGAGAACGCGAAGGCGTTCTTCCACGCGCTCATAACCGCGATCAATGGTCTGGGCGTTATGGATGACGCTCTCCCCTTTGGCACAGAGGGCGGCGATCAGAAGCGCCATACCGGCACGGATATCAGGACTGGCCATGTTGGTGCCATGCAGACGGGAAGGGCCCGTTACCAGCACCCGGTGCGGATCACACACCACCACGCCCGCGCCCATGCCGATCAGGTAGTCCACAAAATACATCCGGCTTTCGAACATCTTTTCAAAAAACAAGACCGTACCCTTCGTCTGCGTTGCCGCCACCAGGGAGACACTCATCAAGTCCGAAGGGAAACTCGGCCAGGGCCCGTCTTCGATCTTCGGAATGGCACCGCCAAAATCCCGGGTAACCCGTAACGATCTACGGGGCGGCAGCAACACCGTGGTTCCATCCATTTGAATTTTGATTCCCAGCTTCTGGAACGTTTTACCGATAATCATCATCGGCTCCGGTTCCACGCCCGTCACACGCAAGTCGCCTCCCGTTGCGGAAGCGGCGGCGACAAAACTACCAATCTCAATGTAGTCGGGTTGAACTCTGTGCGTCGCGCCCCCTAGAGTCTCTACCCCCTTGATCACCAGACGATTGGTGCCAATGCCGGAGATCTGGGCGCCCATCTTGTTGAGCAGTATGGCCAAATCCGTCACATGGGGCTCGCAGGCAGCATTGAAAATGGTCGTCTCCCCGCGGGCCAGAGTTGAAGCCATCAGGACATTTTCCGTGGCCGTTACGCTGGCTTCGTCGAGGACCATGGTCGCACCCTCGAGTCGTTTCCGGCGGAAAACGAAATTTTGGCCGCCTTCCACTTCAATTCCCAAAGCCTGCAACCCTTGAAAATGGGTGTCGAGCCGGCGTCGCCCGATCACATCCCCGCCGGGCGGAGAGAGCGTGACCTTGCCGAGACGGGCCGCCATC
Above is a window of bacterium DNA encoding:
- the murA gene encoding UDP-N-acetylglucosamine 1-carboxyvinyltransferase, whose product is MARFIIHGGKRLSGTYVPSGNKNAVLPMLAACVLTEKPVTLENVPLIEDVHTMLELLSGLGVEIGVKDHTVTLCAKGLRRSKLDPVLCRKVRSSILLAGPMAARLGKVTLSPPGGDVIGRRRLDTHFQGLQALGIEVEGGQNFVFRRKRLEGATMVLDEASVTATENVLMASTLARGETTIFNAACEPHVTDLAILLNKMGAQISGIGTNRLVIKGVETLGGATHRVQPDYIEIGSFVAAASATGGDLRVTGVEPEPMMIIGKTFQKLGIKIQMDGTTVLLPPRRSLRVTRDFGGAIPKIEDGPWPSFPSDLMSVSLVAATQTKGTVLFFEKMFESRMYFVDYLIGMGAGVVVCDPHRVLVTGPSRLHGTNMASPDIRAGMALLIAALCAKGESVIHNAQTIDRGYERVEERLRVLGADIVREN